In Bombus fervidus isolate BK054 chromosome 13, iyBomFerv1, whole genome shotgun sequence, a single genomic region encodes these proteins:
- the Ccha1 gene encoding neuropeptide CCHamide 1 isoform X1 — protein sequence MSNKRGDKQGIGLRKVAFPSIEEKGRSGKVNTTGHMAIGSENSVAVLIRTWTFMIIFCFAGYAAGSCLEYGHSCWGGHGKRSGGHNNAYLVPSKTSNEIQQEIPSLTKEQFILSRLIDRPSIPNKYKARWDRLLKLKTSFPESWDGDAFNAQLISDEPSRDQNNNEDMNLGKRKQTNNMQDITGNTNGERREIPEILLISNNEDNQHGSKPQNVELFKFLSDTNGDFE from the exons atgagTAACAAAAGGGGTGATAAACAGGGAATCGGTTTGAGAAAAGTTGCTTTTCCGTCGATCGAGGAGAAGGGACGCAGTGGAAAAGTG AATACCACTGGTCACATGGCGATCGGTTCCGAAAACTCAGTGGCGGTTCTTATACGCACTTGGACCTTCATGATAATCTTTTGTTTCGCGGGCTATGCAGCAG GATCTTGTTTAGAGTATGGACATTCGTGTTGGGGAG GCCATGGGAAACGAAGCGGAGGGCATAACAATGCATATTTAGTACCGTCAAAGACATCGAACGAAATACAACAAGAGATACCGTCGCTTACGAAAGAACAATTCATACTTTCCCGTTTGATTGATCGACCATCGATACCTAATAAATACAAAGCAAGATGGGACAGACTTCTCAAACTAAAAACTAGTTTTCCAGAGAGTTGGGACGGTGATGCGTTTAACGCACAACTTATTAGCGATGAACCCAGTCG GGATCAAAATAATAACGAAGACATGAATCtgggaaaaaggaaacaaaccAACAACATGCAAGATATAACTGGAAATACCAACGGCGAAAGGAGGGAAATTCCTGAGATACTATTGATATCGAATAACGAGGACAATCAACATGGTAGTAAACCACAGAACGTAGAGTTGTTCAAGTTTCTG AGTGATACAAATGGTGATTTCGAATAA
- the Ccha1 gene encoding neuropeptide CCHamide 1 isoform X2 — MAIGSENSVAVLIRTWTFMIIFCFAGYAAGSCLEYGHSCWGGHGKRSGGHNNAYLVPSKTSNEIQQEIPSLTKEQFILSRLIDRPSIPNKYKARWDRLLKLKTSFPESWDGDAFNAQLISDEPSRDQNNNEDMNLGKRKQTNNMQDITGNTNGERREIPEILLISNNEDNQHGSKPQNVELFKFLSDTNGDFE, encoded by the exons ATGGCGATCGGTTCCGAAAACTCAGTGGCGGTTCTTATACGCACTTGGACCTTCATGATAATCTTTTGTTTCGCGGGCTATGCAGCAG GATCTTGTTTAGAGTATGGACATTCGTGTTGGGGAG GCCATGGGAAACGAAGCGGAGGGCATAACAATGCATATTTAGTACCGTCAAAGACATCGAACGAAATACAACAAGAGATACCGTCGCTTACGAAAGAACAATTCATACTTTCCCGTTTGATTGATCGACCATCGATACCTAATAAATACAAAGCAAGATGGGACAGACTTCTCAAACTAAAAACTAGTTTTCCAGAGAGTTGGGACGGTGATGCGTTTAACGCACAACTTATTAGCGATGAACCCAGTCG GGATCAAAATAATAACGAAGACATGAATCtgggaaaaaggaaacaaaccAACAACATGCAAGATATAACTGGAAATACCAACGGCGAAAGGAGGGAAATTCCTGAGATACTATTGATATCGAATAACGAGGACAATCAACATGGTAGTAAACCACAGAACGTAGAGTTGTTCAAGTTTCTG AGTGATACAAATGGTGATTTCGAATAA
- the Frtz gene encoding WD repeat-containing and planar cell polarity effector protein fritz isoform X2 codes for MFTLLGEVNLWTFDDNINIKSTDFGAFRYHDKRIDHLHEEAKKSYCQKRGMIYVPTNKKGNKLKDSIKYLEEQLKDNTIVHCQWYDDCVLQLMLNNALLIQIQVNIATGDVCKITFDKYLIGKLLEHISDVIITRNYILCIYNDNQVSVVHFTRSKRHVFDKINKLEPKLSTIDLFGPNGRRLDKKVQTNKCGDLILIWWKSTINEVYPWSPAVKEHDRANIHLYRLIGVKLELICYIRSEFDPLCIMFDACNDNIIHSVEQKVSRKGEVTIEWRTYEVSQQDKLQRIAMVSVSLPTHTSCVKFSPTQELLLLCCIDGSVIIYDQTRATTASVKAAFIPTLASWHSDGIIFVVGNDKGQFQHFDIALSCIKSQTLTEEAAQANILDLSSYFRIQPALLRMEWNKKTDLNCYINLHNHGNSLLLLIFQRGPLGVLKMLEGNSFTGDVLVKRYLSLSQVEQATSLLLAMNWDTHSRACMHALNQIVNYLFKLPLTTERENLIQNALGSFHVPIKPISQATEEEYGDEIRDLTRRFFHHLLRYHMFEKAFRLAIDLNDHDLFMDIHFYAIVVNDTAMATAAKENAERILSRSNSCSSSHSTCSRASCSLCSDSISDKGEVSYSDESDNFSKENQTDIKSKSHNYKKESSNQIPPLPVLHPHTLHKNLLSTSFTDISPNQKTDCNLETKSFSISNNTLTTTSLHHSSHLSLPNTFFTSTSFNKPLYKIHAHPTLVSTMSSTSNSQSLNNISDDLMTTSFGSLSLNERKTGISNRVNENSVDTTLKKVLRGEMQLPLDNIPNDTITTNLVQENSFMSTPFNSMTHESVTSDVPSNLLKSSLDNIDNNIMSTSFSTLGADISNPYDESFNDLVTTKSDSNTVSSPLKSIKPSVTISNFVSKTLSDSVVTNKLTCNLHNNHSNLASTSFNFLENQVTDSCNGSSNNFNNDDNPSIMKLQQPFLGKKQVDFNIPPPPSLTNSFTNYFQSLPKKNLPLSRSTSGLADIDESIKKFSSIRTRNVNSYLLQRQNSASNILQDQPKYTNIKSRYRFNYDFDCISLHGSCDNIDMHSSTNNTRLGNSQFSSTYGAQNRFDRHSKLVSSQNSTNTNISKESKISSNIPPLPIISPSTSSSTSCSSFPTFTDTTLTTNEKPKVKFSDTVTHILVPGTVSI; via the exons atgTTTACATTGTTGGGTGAAGTAAACTTATGGACTTTTGACgacaatattaatataaagagTACAGACTTTGGTGCATTTCG ATATCATGATAAACGTATTGATCATTTACACGAAGAAGCAAAAAAATCTTATTGTCAGAAACGAGGTATGATATATGTACcaacaaataaaaaaggaaataaattaaaagattctATCAAATACTTAGAG GAACAATTGAAGGATAATACAATTGTACATTGTCAGTGGTATGATGACTGTGTTTTACAATTAATGTTAAACAATGCGttattaatacaaatacaaGTTAATATTGCCACTGGTGATGTATGTAAAATAACTTTTGATAAGTATCTCATAGGAAAACTGTTGGAACATATATCAGATG tgATAATCAcaagaaattatattctttgcatCTATAACGATAACCAAGTTTCTGTTGTACATTTTACAAGATCGAAAAGACATGtcttcgataaaattaataaacttgAACCAAAATTATCTACGATTGATCTCTTTGGCCCTAATGGCCGCAGATTGGACAAAAAAGTACAAACCAATAAATGTGGTGATCTG attttAATTTGGTGGAAATCTACTATAAATGAAGTTTATCCTTGGAGTCCTGCTGTAAAAGAACATGACCGTGCTAACATACATCTTTATCGTTTAATAGG agtaaaattagaattaatttgttatatacgTAGTGAATTTGATCCCTTATGTATAATGTTTGATGCATGTAATGATAACATTATTCATTCTGTAGAAcaaaaagtttcaagaaaG GGCGAAGTAACTATAGAGTGGCGTACGTATGAAGTTTCTCAACAAGATAAACTTCAAAGAATAGCAATGGTTTCTGTATCATTGCCTACACATACAAGTTGTGTAAAATTTTCACCAACTcaagaattattgttattatgttGTATAGATGGTtctgttataatttatgaccAGACTAGAGCTACTACTGCTAGTGTAAAAGCAGCTTTT ataCCTACATTGGCATCGTGGCATAGTGATGGAATAATATTTGTTGTTGGAAATGATAAAGGTCAATTTCAACATTTCGACATTGCTTTATCCTGTATTAAAAGTCAAACATTGACCGAAGAAGCAGCACAAGCTAATATACTTGACTTATCTTCATATTTCAG AATTCAACCAGCATTACTTCGCATGGAATGGAATAAAAAAACTGatttaaattgttatattaatttacataatcacggaaattctttattattgttaatttttcaacg agGACCTCTTGGTGTTCTTAAAATGTTGGAAGGAAATTCTTTTACTGGTGATGTATTAGTCAAGagatatttatctttatcacAAGTTGAACAAGCAACTTCTTTACTATTAGCTATGAATTGGGATACTCATTCTCGTGCATGTATGCATGCATTAAATCagatagtaaattatttgtttaaactACCATTGACAACAGAACGGGAAA ATCTTATACAAAATGCATTAGGCAGTTTTCATGTACCTATTAAACCAATAAGTCAAGCTACTGAAGAAGAATATGGAGACGAAATAAGAGATTTAACAAGACGTTTCTTCCATCACTTATTAag GTATCATATGTTTGAAAAGGCTTTTAGGCTTGCTATAGACTTGAATGATCATGATCTCTTTATGGATATACACTTTTATGCAATAGTTGTAAATGATACAGCAATGGCAACTGCTGCAAAAGAAAATGCTGAACGCATATTAAGTAGATCAAATAGTTGCAGTAGTTCAC ATTCTACATGTTCTAGAGCATCCTGCTCACTGTGTTCTGATTCAATAAGTGATAAAGGAGAAGTATCTTATAGTGACGAAAGTGACAATTTTTCAAAGGAGAATCAAACtgatataaaatcaaaaagTCACAATTATAAGAAAGAGTCTAGCAACCAAATTCCACCTTTACCAGTTCTCCATCCACATACccttcataaaaatttattatctactTCATTTACCGACATATCACCTAATCAAAAAACTGACTGTAATCTAGAAACAAAATCTTTCAGTATATCTAATAATACTCTTACCACAACCTCCTTACATCATTCATCTCACCTTTCACTtccaaatacattttttacatcAACATCATTCAACAAACCACTGTATAAAATTCATGCACATCCAACATTAGTATCTACAATGTCTTCTACCAGTAATTCACAATctttaaataacatttctgATGATTTAATGACAACTTCATTTGGGAGTCTGTctttaaatgaaagaaaaactgGAATATCTAATCGAGTTAATGAGAACTCTGTAGATACCACATTGAAGAAAGTCCTACGTGGTGAAATGCAGTTGCCTCTTGATAACATACCTAATGATACAATAACAACGAATCTAGTACAAGAAAATAGTTTTATGTCTACTCCTTTTAACAGTATGACACATGAATCAGTTACATCAGATGTTCCTTCTAATCTATTAAAATCTTCATTAGATAAcatagataataatattatgtcTACATCATTTAGTACACTTGGTGCAGATATTTCAAATCCATATGATGAATCTTTTAATGATTTAGTAACTACTAAATCTGACTCAAATACTGTTTCATCTCCTTTAAAGAGTATTAAGCCATCTGTTACAATCAGTAATTTTGTGTCTAAAACGCTTTCTGATTCTGttgtaacaaataaattaacatGCAATTTACATAACAATCATAGTAATCTAGCATCTActtcatttaattttcttgaaaatcaaGTAACAGATTCATGCAATGGcagttcaaataattttaataatgatgATAATCCTAGTATTATGAAATTACAGCAACCTTTCCTGGGAAAAAAGCAAGTAGATTTCAATATTCCACCACCACCTTCTTTAACAAATTCATTtacgaattattttcaaagtCTTCCAAAAAAAAATCTTCCTTTATCTAGAAGTACATCAGGATTAGCTGATATTGAtgaatcgattaaaaaattttcgtcTATCAGAACAAGAAACGTCAATTCGTATTTATTACAAAGACAAAATTCTGCATCCAATATCTTACAAGATCAACCTAAATATACCAATATTAAATCTAGGTACAGATTTAACTATGACTTTGATTGCATTTCACTTCATGGAAGTTGTGATAACATTGATATGCATTCCTCTACTAATAATACGAGACTAGGTAATTCACAATTTTCTTCTACTTATGGTGCACAAAACAGATTTGATAGACATTCAAAATTAGTATCATCACAAAACAGTACAAATACTAATA
- the LOC139993753 gene encoding uncharacterized protein yields the protein MKSNATSGLPLSICVSVCTLVILLSVSEPAYAKRGCSAFGHSCFGGHGKRFDPHMRGNVLQENQIDAVTSDKREEMEPLRLRNEFVIPGKKFEGQEETLLPQTRRQDSTRFDPFTLSLIVRQWLTSQHRLHQPDVELNKK from the exons atgaagagcAACGCGACTTCCGGTCTTCCGCTGTCGATCTGTGTATCGGTCTGCACGCTTGTGATTCTACTGTCTGTCAGCGAGCCAGCTTACGCTAAGC GTGGTTGTTCCGCGTTCGGACATTCCTGTTTCGGTGGACACGGAAAGAGGTTCGATCCGCATATGCGGGGCAACGTTCTTCAAGAGAATCAAATAGACGCGGTTACCAGTGACAAACGCGAAGAAATGGAACCTCTACGCCTGCGTAACGAGTTCGTTATTCCTGGGAAGAAGTTCGAAGGACAAGAAGAGACGCTTCTTCCTCAGACGCGCAGGCAGGATTCTACGAGATTCGACCCTTTCACTTTGTCGTTAATCGTACGGCAATGG ttGACGTCGCAACATCGCCTTCATCAGCCGGACGTGGAgcttaataagaaataa